Proteins co-encoded in one Streptococcus parauberis NCFD 2020 genomic window:
- the yghU gene encoding glutathione-dependent disulfide-bond oxidoreductase, giving the protein MTTYQLPKVWKNTHKIPGSNQETAGSRFEQKLPRGENPYQLFTLGTPNGIKPIIMFEELKELDITDAPYDAFKINLGKQEQFGSDFTVINPNSKIPALLDLSDSETINIFESANILLYLAEKHDALISQNHATRTQELNWLFWQTGAAPFVGGGFGHFFHYAPEKLEYPIDRYTMETKRQFDLLDKELAKRPYIAGDDYSIADIAIWSWYGQLAQDQLYDNAAEFLDLKSYKYLNQWTDKIAQRPAVKRALEVTLKEIN; this is encoded by the coding sequence ATGACAACTTATCAATTACCAAAAGTATGGAAAAATACCCATAAGATTCCAGGCTCAAATCAAGAGACAGCTGGAAGTCGTTTCGAACAAAAACTACCTCGAGGAGAAAATCCATATCAATTATTTACCTTAGGAACACCTAATGGGATTAAACCAATTATCATGTTTGAAGAATTAAAAGAGCTTGATATAACTGATGCTCCTTATGATGCTTTCAAAATCAATTTAGGTAAGCAAGAACAGTTCGGTAGTGATTTCACTGTAATCAACCCCAATTCAAAAATTCCTGCTTTATTAGACTTGTCTGATTCTGAAACCATCAATATTTTTGAATCTGCAAATATTCTTCTTTACTTAGCAGAAAAACATGATGCTTTGATTAGCCAAAATCATGCGACCAGAACACAAGAATTAAATTGGCTATTTTGGCAGACCGGTGCTGCTCCTTTTGTCGGTGGTGGCTTTGGTCACTTCTTCCATTATGCACCTGAAAAATTAGAATACCCAATCGATCGTTACACCATGGAAACAAAACGCCAATTTGATTTATTAGATAAAGAATTAGCCAAGAGACCATATATTGCTGGTGATGACTACAGTATTGCAGACATTGCTATCTGGTCTTGGTATGGACAATTAGCACAAGATCAACTTTATGACAATGCTGCAGAATTTCTTGACCTAAAATCTTATAAATATCTCAACCAATGGACAGATAAAATAGCTCAAAGGCCAGCAGTAAAACGAGCTTTAGAAGTAACCTTA